The sequence GTTAATGGCAGGGATGGACCCAAGATTTTAAAATGAAGTGGGCTAGATTTACTTTATTGAACTGTTAGATTTTAGGCTTTTGGAGTGGACTAGATTTACCTTAAGAacatatcatttttattttatttgtttaaaagaaatattttacACCAACAATGCTAGCTAAGGTCTACCATGATgaacaaaaatgaattaagagaaaagaaaattcataaaaaacttcaaaaatgaaaatttatcaTCACAAAGATAGAGTCAGACAGACACACGGCAACTAGAGGTAACACTACAATTATCCAATTAGttcaaattaatatttctGCTATAAATGGGATTAACATTAACACTAActataagaaataaataaataaaaactctcctgggctatagcccaggtTGTACAAGTCATAGGACCGTCCTTGGTTAACAATGGTCTCGCTAAAACTTTTTCGGGGAAAACCACAAGGGATAAAAATTCAAGACAAGAAATAGCATTTCATTTGTTTGGAAGATGTGCTTCTCCTCAATTTTAAGGAGCCAAGCTTTTTCCCATAAAGGAATGGGTGTTGTAGTAAAATcttcaaattaaataaaaagagtgaagctatttatatataacaaTGAATTATTCATGCGTAAAAAGCATGACCAAATTCAACATTTTACTACTAATTTCGCAATTCCCGGAAAGATGGAAAGAATATTATAAAACAATTCGAATTTAAAagatgagaaaagaaaaaaattaggatGCTTGCAGtcaaaaaagaacaatattATAAAGGAGAAAAACCACATCATGGATGCTCCTTCAATATTATAAGCATGTCTATAATGGGacaagatatttttttaaaaaaaatttgtatacacagttataaaattatatattaacaGGATACGTTAATAGCAAAACATTCTtttcattattaatttttcttattctaTTAGACAAAATATTCTGAAAATCAGCTCAATGACAACTTCAATTAGGATCGGTtcttgtgtcaattattatgATATGTCATGCTGTCTTGAATGTTTGAACACATGGGTAGATTCAATCATCAAACAGCCAGTAGGTTGTTGAAATTCAAGTACTTTAGATGGGAGCAAGCCTATATAATATTTGGAGTAGGTGCTTTTCCTGTGGCATTTTTACTTTACTACACTGTAACactaaaatgaaaatgtaaagCTTCCagcaaaaaagggaaaaaaacgACAATATATAAGCTAGaattagtattattattatagtaATCATTTAATTCCTGAATGATTAGTATTAATAAAGAGCTTATAGTTCTAGTAATTAAAAGCGTTTATATTCTActtatatttctctctcaatatcgcttgtatcataaggaaaatggttaccaactGCATTTGCTAGATATATGcatatcctttttttaattaagtttAACGATCAATGGCAGCTTGTTTTTCCTAATAAAACAAGTAGAAATAGTAAAGATAATGGTAGCTTGGGtgatacatatatttatatatcaagATGAGTACTACCAGTATTTCtaaaccaaaatgaaattttgaggacgacaaaataatatatgaaaatggGTTAAAAAGACAACAAATATAGAGAAAAGAAGCTTacttgtaaaaaataaaaataaaaattgtgagaGAGGTTGTCCCAATCAAGTACAAAGTGACGGATCTATTAAGGAGCAGAAAGTGCATCTGCACCTCCTCTTATCGGAAAAATCATTATAGATGTTGTATATTGCATATCTGCTTAGCCTGGCAGGGGCACTCTATGTGTTCGACAAAAAGCCCAAACGAAATTAGTATGCTGCATAGCGTGCttgcttttttatattttttatatttatttatttataaatctTGGCCAAAATTACACCTTAGTTAAAAAATTCTTGAATCCGCGAGTGGTGATAATGcataattaaaatacattCTAGTTAAAAGATAGAATGTGTTGAAATTTAatacttattttaatttcttcaacaccaaatttttttaattagattGTTTTGTCTCTACTTGCCACATGGTTGGAGAACAACCTCTTATAAGTTCTTGTCCTTGAAGCTTCGTGGACATTGACAAAGCttgaaattcatatttttaaaaaaaacactttaGACTTGAAAGAAATTCTAGGAATTTAGAAAAATGAAGCGATATGGTAATAGAACATAAAGGGAATGGTTTTTCGCTGTTTGGATTTCTCTccttttgatttaatatgatTACAACTGGAGGGAAAACAGAGGAGAAAAAGGAGAGCAAATATTTCTCAATATTATTCAACACACCACTAGCTAGCCAGTAATAGCATTGTATTGTAGAGGGTTTAGCTTGTTTTCCAAACGAGCTCGAACTTAAGTTTGGCGAAGTTTaatgatgaaaaataataaagcaaATACAAACAAACATAATAGTATGAGATGTCCTTGGTCAATATTGGCACAtacatataaacatataatagTTTGACATGCCTTATGGGAAATGTACatttcatttatgaaagacTGGATGAATATGAAGAATGAAAAGTAAGGAACATTTCAAAAAAGTTGAGGATGTAATCGTtggatttgatttttcatgaCATTATTCAATTTTGATCATAAGATTGTAATGTCTAACTTTTATCAGCCAAGTTTTATGAACGAGCTTAACCAAAACTAGAGCTATCTTACGAAAAGATACATGTTGCTCACGAGCTTTACAAGTTACAACCCGAATATACCAAAGTTCAAGCTCAACTCATTTTTCTTGAGCCTAATAATTTGTTCGAGCTCATCTTGATGAGTCATGTGACATATGTATTTTGTGCAGAATCAAAAACTTGGACGAGTTAGCTTTGATTAATCAAATGATATCCTATTTACTCACCTAGTTACAGAATTTAGGTTTAACTAATTGAGAGTGTTAACTTTTTAAGAATCTCTGTTATACTAAGTGCGAGTGTTAACTTTTAGATCCATCATGCCGGTGGTCAACCGTTGCAGTACTATATACAAGAATGCAAAATGTTTCCAATTTGCTGAATCCACAAATTGATtcatagaaaaatgaaattatattctCACTTGCAGCTCGCAGATCCAAAAGCATAGCTCTGCTGTAAAACGTAGGATGGCTAGCCTTCTTTGACCCTCTGCCTCGCGAGTCTCAACCACAGAAGCATAACCGTCAGGTTCTCCTGATGTGAGTCACGTGCAATGTACTAGTGTAAATTGCAATGCTccaaaatttggataataATACATAGAGAGTAGAATATTTCTGgaagaaataaatatgaataCATAATACAACGCtagtctaaattattttaaattaatttaatctatgGGAAGgggaattcaaatttgagtaCAAAGAGGCAAGCTCACTGCCCTGATCAACTGGGTATAACCCACGTCTACatgaatatataaattattagataaaaataattgagtctctcactctctcattcTTCATCTACATATcgaattattattgttattattataatgATGTGATAAGCACATTTTATATGCCACCATCCATCATTGATCGCTTATAAATATTCTAATTTGCTTAGTTAGAACTCACTCCACAAGgcatcttcttcctccatcTAATTTTTCCTTCTGCAGCTACCAATATTTTGTTCCtttatagaaatattggaAATGACATCTTCAAATCATGAGAATGCTGCAGGACCCTTGACGAGGTTATGGGGGAAGATAGTTGGGTTTGCCTTGAAGCTCAAGAAACTAGGGAAAGATGATCCAAGAAGGATTATTCATTCTTTTAAAATGGGGCTGGCTCTCACATTGGTGTCAATTTTCTACTACTTTAAACCACTCTATGAAGGTTTTGGTCTTGCTGCAATGTGGGCTATTTTAACTGTTGTGGTTGTGTTTGAATTTACTGTTGGTAAGCAACTTCTAAAAGCTCACATAATTGTGGTCCAAGACTTTCAACATATATTATCAACTGAAAATCAGAGAGTTTAAGTTTCTAAAATgtgatattttgtatttttatttttcaggaTCCACACTTGGAAGAGGTTTAAATAGAATGTTGGCAACTTTAACAGCTGCTGCTCTTGGCATCGGGGCACATCGCTTAGCAACTCTTTCTGGAGAGACAGGGGAACCCATACTTATTGCTCTCTTCGTCTTTATCATTGGTATATATGCATATACTTACTATTAGAAacaagattaaattaatttttgtactatatatgtatgtatatatacgcTTCAAAGCAACTAATAATCATTTCATGTGGATTTTTTGTTCGTTAATGCAGCTGGAATAGTGACATTCCTGAGATTCATTCCCCAAATTAAGGCAAGGTATGATTATGGGATGCTGATATTCTTATTGACATTCTGCTTGATATCGGTGTCTGGTTATCGCGATGAAGAGGTTATAGAAATGGCCTTCGAGAGGTTATCGACAATCGTCATTGGAAGCTGTACTTCTGTCATTGTATGCATTTTCATATGTCCAGTATGGATTGGGGTGGATCTTCACAATCAGATCGCTACCAACATTGAAAAGCTTGGGAATTTCTTAGAAGGTATGCATATATATTCAAAAACTCATATTgaccaaaaatatattttaaaaacctCGTTTATGGTTATCTTATCATTATTACCACCAGGAACTTCAAAGTTTAACCTGTTAAGGCCAATTACTTGCAggatatggagaagaatactTTAAAGTATCTGAGGAAGGGCAGCCTAGAGACAAGTCATCAATTCTTGATGGATATAAAAGTGTTCTAAGTTCAAGTAGCAAGGAAGAAACCATGGTGAGAATCATACAACGTTCCCTTCCTCTATTTTCTGTCCAAGAAAATTATGCTTGAACTCTACTCTGAATTCTTTACTTTCTATTATCCAGGCTAATTTGGCAAGATGGGAACCGCGTCATGGAAAGTTCAGGTTTCGTCATCCATGGAAACAATACTTGAAAGTTGGGAGCATAACTCGCCAATGTGCTTTCAAAATTGAAGCTCTCAACAGCTACCTTATCTCTGAGATCCAGGTATGATGATGAAACCCTTTTCACCATTTTATGTCTGTATTAATGATATAAATGCATTTCACTACCAATTTATGTCTACTAACTTATCTTTTGCGCCTCTCATGCAGTCACCTCCAGAAGTTCGAAGCATAATTCAAGAAGCAAGCACAGCAGTTAGCTCAGAGTGTGGCAAAGCATTGAAGGAATTAGCATCTGCTTTACGGAAAATGACTAAATCATCAGCAGCAGAACGTCACATTGCCAACTCAAAAGATGCTGCTGAAAATCTCAAATCTGTAATCAGATCCAGCTTATCGAAACATGACGATATCTTACAGATCATACCAGCAGGTGCAGTGGCTTCACTACTGTGTGAAGTTGTTAAATGTACAGAGGAAATTGCCGATGCTGCTCATAAACTGGCGTCCCTAGCACATTTTAAGAATGCTAAGCCTAAAGTGACCCCAGAGCAGAAAGAATTACCTTCACAGGGAATTGTGCAGCCAGTATCAGGCATCGATGGGATGCATCACGTTATTACGATTAATGAACCATCTCAAAGTTTACAGGAAAATCGGAATCTCCCACCAGCAATGGCTCCAAGAATGGAGGTGTAGACTTTCTAAAGCAATAGTAATTTTTAGTTCTCTGTCAATAAATGAAATGATAGAGGCGCTTTTGAgcttgttcttttgtttttttcctcccccttaaatcattaattgatCAATGGGGGAGTTTGATATGTTGCTTTTTCCCTAGAGCTTCCACTGGAAGCTCTGAGGTTTGAAGCAGTTTATATTTGTACTTGCTGCAAATGATGAATTGCCTTACTGAAAACAGAAGTGTTATCctcaaattgtatttttttattatgcaCAATTTGAGTTTGTACGTTCTcctgaaaatagaaaaactggAGAGGAAGGCTTAATTCAATTCGCCAGTAAAACCTTGGTTTTGCAAACTTTGGGAACAAAACTAATTTATTCATAGTTCAAGCACCAGATTGGTCTCAAAATGGGCTGTTGCCCTCCCAAATTCATCTGgggaataaaagaaaaacaacttatatgaactatttttttataagtaTTTCCTCCTTAGAATTTCTTTTGTATCTTTGGGAGGCACTTGCGACCTCTTTTaataacaaaaagagaaatatcacTAGACTAAGAGCTAgttggttttcctttttaaaattaccTATTTCACTATAAATCATTTTTATCGAGAGACAAATATTGTTGCATGCTATTGCACTCGTGTGGATAATCGAATATATGATCTGATAACCATAAGGAAAACACAATGAAGCACCATCTCATTGACAGATTACTTTCGTGACAACCAAGTACAATCCCACATATTACTTTCTTGAGAAGCAAGCTCCAATAACATATTAAGTATCTAGATTTATACAGTTGCCAATTACTATATAATTTCTCCTATTGATTAGCATGCTAAATTATAAAATCGTCTTTCACCTatatattataacatgtgtatTAGTAACAACGTGAGGAAGTGATCACTGGCAAAAATTTCTCCTGACAAGATGTATTTTGGCCCTCTTGTTAGTATAGGTTTTCTTGAATCTCAGTCATTGAGTTTGCCTTCGGGTTGTTGTTGGTAAGTCAAAATTCTTCTTGTTGGTAGGGACTAATAATTTCAGTGGCAGAGATCACCTCTACTTCTAGAACAATAGTTTGATTCTTACCACACCCTAAAATCTACATATCAGTGCTAAAATTTGACCTTTCATGACTGATTGGTCCTGCAATCAATGCAAGAAAACAATATTCAACGTTGAGCTGCTGCGTCATTAAATTCCTTTTTATGGATTTTTGGTCAAGTTCAAGAGCTACCATCCAAAGTCCATCTCAACAGTGAAGTTCATTAATTCATATGATATATTCTGCCTTTGTTGTCCTTTCACTTATATTCTACTAATTTTTGCTTTGTGACAATATTTTGGTAGatctgttttctttatatatgtctcatttttatattaataaattgaattttttgaaaCCCACCTAGCCCATGTTCTAAGGTCcactaattaatcaaaacatCTAGAATTCAGATATCTTCTTTCTTAAAACAATGCTAAAATCCAAATTCTTGGGAATAAACTTtatcaatttgttttcttgtttttctgcTACCTGGCATAATTAGAAGCCTCTTCCAGTTTTGTTTTTAGCCATGATTCACAGTATATGGAATGATTTAGATGCATTTGTGACATATAAACAGGAAAATAAAGGAAGAGGAATTGCTGATATTGGTTTGGATAGGCAGTGCAACTGCATAGATAGGTCATCAAATAGATTAATTATTGGCTCACCTAACTAGTTTtacctttaaaaaaaggagatttattaatttaaatccTTGCTTTTGGGTTGTCGACAAGAAAATTGTCATTATTGTTGTCCTATAGACTTagttgagtttttttttttcgtttaataataaataaaaaataaaaagtacaaGTGAGATGGGGTTTTCATACACATTATCAAGATATTATGGGAATTTGAATCGGAGACTATTTGTCTACAAGTCAATATCATTTTCCACTAAGTTAGGCAGAGACAAATAATATACTTTTAAAAACACATTGCCTAATATATGTAGATAAACACAAATTTATATGATAAACTATTTAAACACAAATAAACACATTGCCTAAACTTCCGCCCGGAAAAGAAACTATTTAAACTTAATTAATTGGCAAAGTCGATATATACGTTTTGATTAATCAAATCCTAACATGAAGACGATTTTGAGACACGACACTATTGGTAACACTTCGTTTTttatagttttcatttttataacGAAGGATGAAGAGAGATGGAGGAAGGGAGGGAGGAGGGcagaatgaaagaaaatgtatgaaacaaaagcttgaaaaagaaaattgtttttatattgttaaagcaaaaaactaaaaatgaaatggCTTCGAACATTTCCTTTATTATTTGCTAAAAATACTATGTAgattgttcttgtttttcttttttattctttttatataatattcttTTATGAAGCTTTGGTCTTCAAAACTAGGCTGCTCTGTCTGGCCACTAAACTgactttgaagtttgaaaaATGGCATGACAAATGATATACATGCAGCAGTTCCAACATCAACGGTCCCAATACAATTATTTTTACTAGTTCAACAAatgtttttacaaaaattagtttatatATAGGGGTACTTATAATTTTGCTCACTGGAGTTTGGTttacatttaattttaattaccgtaattttaattttattgatttcGTTATTGTACTAGTAATCGTTAATAAATCAGGTTCAAGTTTTCAATTCCgtcaatttcaatattttttttttcatcaaaagGGGCCGATTTTGGCTTAACAcgatttccaatttttttcgtcaaaatgcaaatttgctagtttcatttttttggacaaaaatattttaaaggtaCAGACGTATAGCCGTGCGCCTATACCCTAAACTCTAAAATATTCgaatttatttaaatagtatagccacgcggcgATACGTCTTGAATATAtttattcgaatattttacaagtatagccgcacagctatacttgaaaaatattcggctatactgttaaaaTAAATTCGAATATTTTTCAAGTATAGCTGTGCGGCGATACGCTTTAGATATAattattcgaatattttacAAGATATAATTGCGActaacaaaatcaataaacacaatgtttcaagaaaatacttaaatttcaataatttaattgaatggtcaaataatatcggattcaagtattttttgtagggatgaaatttgaataaatatccacaaaatagatggtttgaattaatgaaatataatgCAGAATAGGCTCTACAAAAGTATCCCTCAAATACGAGCGAATCATATGTTTTTCTTGGTAAAGATACGTACGATCAATATTGTGATCAACTCTCGTATGATAGATGTTTGAACTCATTGGTTGATACAGTCCTAAATGGTTTGATTTCCGCTGTCAAGATCAGTCAATGGTTGGAACCAAAATTGACAAAGAAATACTACTTTTTCAATCACGTAGTCAAAAGGGCATTTAATTCTTTAATGGTCTGCCTTTTGGCGACCGTTAATTCATTTTAGgctaaataattttttaccTGGTTTCTGTGATTTGTATGGTAACAAGTTGGAATTTGAGTTGGGTTTTAGGTTATTTAGGCAATCTCCAGTCATGGTCATATGTTAAATATAATCctaaaataatgtaaaattCACCTCTAGTCATGGgctaaaaatattttggtcTAATTTTTAGCCCAAGCTCAAGTTTAGCCTTTTAGCCCTCCAAGTAGACCACTTGTAGCCCATCTTCGCCCTatgctaaattttttatgGGCCCAGTGTATGTGctttccaagaaaaaaaagtatcaCGCGTGGACAAAAGTATGAAACATCTCGTACAACTGCAGATCCAACAACCAATATTAAAGATGTGCTGACGTCAGCTagtcattaatttttttttcttataaccttttaaaatgtttttaaattcattttattatatatatatatatatatatataaagcaaaaggccgagaatggtgaaacattcaaaataccagaaaatatcaTTGGTTAATGGAAACATTAAGAAGTAaacttattaattaaatgaggataatatggtaa comes from Prunus dulcis chromosome 6, ALMONDv2, whole genome shotgun sequence and encodes:
- the LOC117632633 gene encoding aluminum-activated malate transporter 2-like translates to MTSSNHENAAGPLTRLWGKIVGFALKLKKLGKDDPRRIIHSFKMGLALTLVSIFYYFKPLYEGFGLAAMWAILTVVVVFEFTVGSTLGRGLNRMLATLTAAALGIGAHRLATLSGETGEPILIALFVFIIAGIVTFLRFIPQIKARYDYGMLIFLLTFCLISVSGYRDEEVIEMAFERLSTIVIGSCTSVIVCIFICPVWIGVDLHNQIATNIEKLGNFLEGYGEEYFKVSEEGQPRDKSSILDGYKSVLSSSSKEETMANLARWEPRHGKFRFRHPWKQYLKVGSITRQCAFKIEALNSYLISEIQSPPEVRSIIQEASTAVSSECGKALKELASALRKMTKSSAAERHIANSKDAAENLKSVIRSSLSKHDDILQIIPAGAVASLLCEVVKCTEEIADAAHKLASLAHFKNAKPKVTPEQKELPSQGIVQPVSGIDGMHHVITINEPSQSLQENRNLPPAMAPRMEV